DNA sequence from the Microtus ochrogaster isolate Prairie Vole_2 chromosome 2, MicOch1.0, whole genome shotgun sequence genome:
GACAGGTGatcttcaaatgcttcagagacctacagaatataatATTTTAGATGTTTCATAACCTAAGGCTTTCATGACAGtgggacacatctgctcctggcagccacCAATCTACTTCACAaaaggatgatggacatcaaagaacctccatatggctTTCTTTCATTGTGGCAAACCTAGCCATTTGGGCTCTTGCCTTGACTTGTTGACAGTATACCATCCAAACTGGATGTACAGAATACCTAGAACAACAACTGCCAAACATTACCAAGAAAAGATGGGctagtccttcaaaattcttgtTCCATAGGAAAGTCTGCCAGATGAGGAGAGTTAAttgagcagttaagagcgctggttgttcttccagagaactcggGTTCATatcccatatggcagctcacaactgtctacaactccagttccagaggatccaaatccctcacacagacatacatgcaggcaaaacaccaatgcacatgcaatagataaataaatctttttttaaaaaaagaaaagtctaccAGGTATTCTAGGTTTATatgccaaagatggatgcccaatgttgcagagaaacGTTGGGTGAGTTtaggcagtcagatgtctctatagtttctatagttttgaaagtAGGTTGcactgtacttcctgtttacttagataatattataatCCCTCTGCAatcttgatggagttgaagactagatagttagaGTTACAGATTTCCTTAGGtatgatagaaggtaaattaggtacagaactttggattcaccaagaAAGGATAAATAatggagtaatttttttttctggaattgcCAAATACAAAAGGACTGgattgttgactgagttttctgccCTGCTGGTTCcggcagttgttaagtcccaaagaaatcagagaagtctacgttaattataaactgattggcctagtatctcaggcttcttattaactcttataacttatattagctcataattcttgtctgtgttagccacatggcttggtacctttttaggctgggtagtcacatcttgctatctTGTTTTTTCTATGACTGGGTCATGAATGCAGACTgaatccttcctcttcccaaaattcttgttgatctgcctctacttcctgcctgggtgacctgcctatatttcctggctggctggccaatcagtgttttattgaaaataatacaagtgacaggataaagaCCATTGTTCTACAGtacttcccccccttttttttttcaaaaaagaactctgaatttaATATTCTTTGCGTAGCTTTTCTCCTggccattatccataacaacttgtaaccaacattctaaacaaaagaaaatatccatagtccatttttgagGAATATGGACAaggttttccaggctacttcctgttgattgggggcactgataatcttacagggacctaaagaaaatttagaattatggtcaagtcctgactggaaaattctgtgaggcttgatcatttcaggcagcagtcttgaatctgttctagatgtagaattTAGACATCTTGGCCATccactcctattggagatttctcaggaggtcttccttgatcaaatctagtttttcttaacctggaatgaatACACACCCTCtcccctgtggaaacaaaagcaagacctCTTCTttaaagtaacataccttttgacttcaattttgaagtcaagcctttttaaaaatacctatcttggattaattcagcagcatttataaacaagtatATTTTAGCAGCTGTAAACGAGAGCCCAGGGACAGCACACAGATAAACAGAAATGagctaagttttttgttttttgtttttttttttaaaaaagctagctaggaacaagcctaagttaaaGCTAAGcattcacaattaataataagtctccatgtcgtgATTTGGGGGTTGGCAGTCCAAGAAAACCTACGACAGGGGAGAACTTATCCTAAATGCTTAAgttgctggatgtggtggctcaggcttGTAACCTTGGCATTCCTGAAGctaaggcagaaggggaaagaagTTTGAAACTAcagtgaaagatcctgtctcaaaaagaaaaataagaaataaagagtgAATGAACACATTAGAAGTTGAGGTTTGGTAAGTGTCCCAGAAGGCACATGTCAAGGATCCGTCACCAGAATGCAGCAATGTTTTAGGAAGACATGCCTGGAGGAATGTCAGGTCATGGAGGAAATGTCTCTGAGGAACCCAAGAATAATGGTATATGATTTgtcctttaataaataaagcttgcctgaagatcagagggtaaaacagccacactagttagccatacaggccagggagtggtggctcacacctttaatcccagttctcaggaaacAGGccgagggatctctgtgagttcaaggttaccctgggccacacaagattgaatctaaatgagaaacagagctcacaaaaGGTGATCCCTGCATTTGGAattacacatctttaatcccaagcaatagggaggtggagacaggagtgataagcctgggcagagagaggaatataaaggggaggagacaggaactcagtggagtgtggaggctgaggattcgtggagacaggatctcgcccttcggtctgaagatttggtagaggtaaaaggtttctctagtggttggctgttttgcttttctgatcttcagcttgaacctcaatatctgtctctgggtctttattattcatgctactcCCAAACTCTTTCCTGTCAGTCTTTGCTTCCTTGAGGGGAGCATTTCcttttggatcctctggagcagAGCTTGGGACCAGGGGCTGAAACTCTGAACTCATATGAGCCTTCCTCAAGAGTGCAGCATCTCAGAGACCGTGCTGCTGTGTTGGAATGCCGACTGACATCGGTCTCACAAAAAAGCAAGATGAACCTGATCTCCCTTCCCGTGAGCGCTGTCTACACAGGCAGCATAGCTACCATGGCCTTAACTCTCCAGTCCAGAGACTGGGCTGGGCActtcctttccccagcttctttgatttctaaatataacccaacCATTTTGGTTACATGGCCCTTTTTGGCCCCTTTTGggaagcagatcttccttctgcttccagcctgagcNNNNNNNNNNNNNNNNNNNNNNNNNNNNNNNNNNNNNNNNNNNNNNNNNNNNNNNNNNNNNNNNNNNNNNNNNNNNNNNNNNNNNNNNNNNNNNNNNNNNtctcttcctccctctctctgttctctgttttcctctctctctctctctgcctctctttctgctcttctcactTATCCCCTTCCCcgcttttcctttcccctccataatccacaaaataaacaccctttctctgcatggcgtgcctacctgtctctgtctttcacctGCTCTGCGGCTCCGTGCCTAGGACGGGCTGCCTTCGTAGCCCGCTGTGGTCTCGTGGCCTCATGTCCCGCCGCAGGCTCGCTACCACCACTTGGGACCTGCAGTATTTTGCCATAACACCTCTCCTCACATGGCATGGCTCAATTGGCTGGTCATGTCTGCTCtagactctcccagatgtctttGCCCCTGCCTGTATTCTCCCTTGTATCTATAATAGAAACCTCAGCCCTTAGGAGCAGTAATgttctccttttatctcttctctctttttcttttttttttttcattaagaagcCACTCTGGTCGgatggtggtggtacaagccATTAATCcaagcattcgggaggcagaggcaggtagatttctgtgagttcgaggttagcctcgtctacagagctagttccaggacaggcagggctacaccgagaaatcttgtcttgaagaACTAGAGAGAGAGGGGCtctttctcaaaaatctaaaaagaagCTGGATAGCCGTGGTTCTCAGCACATACAtagtgttctttccttttttctagacagggtttctctgtgtagccttgggtgtcttggaactcaatctgtagaccaggctggccttgaactcacggagtccacttgcctctgcttccccgagtgctgggtttagaggcgtgtgccaccaccgtccatcTCATAGTGTACACTTttaaatgtaggcaaaacattcttccacaaaaagtaaaaataaagccgggcgatggtggtgcacgcctttaatcccagcacttgggaggcagaggcaggaggatctctgtgagtttgagaccagcctggtctacaaagctagttccaggacaggctccaaagccacagagaaaccctgtctcgaaaaaccaaaaaaaaaaaaaaaaaaaaaaaaataaaaaataagaccagcctggtctacaagagttagttccaggacatgctccaaagccacagagaaaccctgtctcgaaaaaccaaaatgaaataaaataaaaaatatactaaaaaaaaaagtaaaaaagaaaaaaaagaagaagcatatCTGAACTTTGTGGTGGAAAACTTTTTCTACAAAATTGGATAAAATATGCATATCTGGGAGGGCGGGGCTTGGCTGCGCGTGCTCAGTGCAAACGTTCCTGTTGTGCTTTGCAGACTGCAGCATGGACTTCCGCTCGGCTCGTCGAACTGTGCTTCAACTGCTCCGGACTACGGCTCCAGCAGATGTCTCGGCACTGCTCCACTGGATGAGAACTACTCGGGATTTTGACGAATTCACTCAAGATAATAATGACATTGTGCTGAAAAACATAGCCGATGACCTTCGGGGCTGTTTGCCCCCAGAGGCGATGCTTTGCTCGGAACAGCTAGCTCTCCAAAAAATACGACAGCAGCCAGAACCCACGGTTCACGTTGATGCATTCCTTTATGATGAAGACTTTATTGACTCATTATgtgaggaaggaaagatgagCAGAAACTACTGTACCATGTGTGGCTCGCACCAAACGGCGCCTTTGGGCTTTATTTCCCATTCCTTCTCACTCACGGAGCTGAAGTTCCTCTATCATCACGTACTGCCGGACCTGTCGGGAAAGGTCTTGGTTGACATTGGCTCCAGACTTGGCCCAGTTCTTTACGGGGGCTACCTTTACAGCTCAGCAGCGCAGATCTATGGAGTAGAGCTGAACGGAGACTTTTGCCAGTTGCAGGAAATGATCATCGAAAAATACCAGTTCAGCGACAGAATAAAGGTGCTTCATGCAGACATCTGTACCCAAGGTCCGCTTCTGCAGAGTGCTGATGTCATTGTAATGAACAACGTCTTCGAGTATTTTCTTACTGAGGCTAAGCAGGCCAGTGCCTGGGACTACATCATCCATAAAGTCAGAAAACAAGGCTCGCTGTTAGTGACAGTACCAAGTCTCCAAGATTCTCTCTTAGGTCTTAAGACTAATATGCAGCTGTCCTCCTGGGTGGAAGAGATACCACTGAACCTTGATGTGTGCCAACAAACGGACATTGACAGGGAAGCTCTTGCACAAATTCATTTATATAAGGTTCTCTAGCACTGAAGTAACCCTCTGTGTGTGATATGATGATACACATTGCTTTGTGTATTCTCTTTAAGTTTTTATCTATGATGCTGTTCCTGTAAATAGTTGCATATGATTTACACATTCAGTAGTATATATAGATTTAAACCGTGtaataagataattaaaatatttatatgaaaaatatgcATATCTGGTAAGGGTTATTTCTACAGAATTGGATAAAGACTAACTTTATGctcattttaaatttacatgaataatttttaatttgtgagaCTGGGGTCTTGACATTTCCCAATGTTAGCATTACTACAGACGCAAACCACAGAGCCTGGCTTACATATAATCATTATCAACATTTCAAAGAGATAATTTTTATGAGTTTAAGCCAAAAGCAGATTCTTTGAGTCTCTAATTTAATAAAGAGATCAAATGATTAACTCAACAGGGCAAGGTGGTGCGTGTAAGGCCAACATTTGGTAAGCCCTAGACACAGCAGCCAGGACATATTTCATGTAACTCTCATGGGTATTGATGGGTAGCTATCATCAGTTACATTTTTGAGATGAAATGAAGGGAGGTGCCACGGCTAGTCGGGGTGCAAGCAGGCGGCCTCTCCCCAGGAGCTGAGGCTAGTTCCTAAAACTCTCTTGCATATGTGGGGTAGCCACAGAGGGTGACGATGCGCACCTCACACCAGACCGACCAGAGTGACACTTGGCACTCCACAGCCCAGGGAGTGACGGTGTGCAAGTTTGTGGCTGTTTGGTCCGAGGTCACTTCTGCATCCCAGCTGACTGGAAACTGCTCTGAAATGGCCGCCTCTCCGGGATTTTCCTGAGGCTTGGGTAGAGAGAGCTTCCGGGCCACGAGAGACACTGATATTCTcaaagccagaagcagagagactgaTTTCAGGACCTGTAGATGTCTGTGACCGATGatgctccctcccttcccaacTGCCTGCCCTGGGGACTTATATCCCAGCatcaacagaaaaatgactgtagAGGCTTAACCAGCCTGTGTTGTCTCATAAGCTCGAGTGTTTGACATCTAGCAATCCACTTGTGCGTGAACTAATTACCAATATAAGTCACCACAacttatttagaaaaagaaaaagaaattagggCTGGGgttggtggtacacgcctttaatctcagcacacaggagggaaaggcaggtagatctctgtgagttcgaggccagcctggtctagagtgagtcccaggagccAAGGCTTCTTAttacaaaggaaccctgtcttgggaaaaaacaaaaacaaaaacaaggcttCTTAttacaaaggaaccctgtcttgggaaaaaacaaaaacaaaacaaaaccccagaaacaacaacaaaattaggGCCATTAAGATCCCtcagttgggggctggagagatggctcagcggttaagagcactggctNNNNNNNNNNNNNNNNNNNNNNNNNNNNNNNNNNNNNNNNNNNNNNNNNNNNNNNNNNNNNNNNNNNNNNNNNNNNNNNNNNNNNNNNNNNNNNNNNNNNNNNNNNNNNNNNNNNNNNNNNNNNNNNNNNNNNNNNNNNNNNNNNNNNNNNNNNNNNNNNNNNNNNNNNNNNNNNNNNNNNNNNNNNNNNNNNNNNNNNNNNNNNNNNNNNNNNNNNNNNNNNNNNNNNNNNNNNNNNNNNNNNNNNNNNNNNNNNNNNNNNNNNNNNNNNNNNNNNNNNNNNNNNNNNNNNNNNNNNNNNNNNNNNNNNNNNNNNNNNNNNNNNNNNNNNNNNNNNNNNNNNNNNNNNNNNNNNNNNNNNNNNNNNNNNNNNNNNNNNNNNNNNNNNNNNNNNNNNNNNNNNNNNNNNNNNNNNNNNNNNNNNNcaa
Encoded proteins:
- the LOC102002706 gene encoding uncharacterized protein LOC102002706, producing MDFRSARRTVLQLLRTTAPADVSALLHWMRTTRDFDEFTQDNNDIVLKNIADDLRGCLPPEAMLCSEQLALQKIRQQPEPTVHVDAFLYDEDFIDSLCEEGKMSRNYCTMCGSHQTAPLGFISHSFSLTELKFLYHHVLPDLSGKVLVDIGSRLGPVLYGGYLYSSAAQIYGVELNGDFCQLQEMIIEKYQFSDRIKVLHADICTQGPLLQSADVIVMNNVFEYFLTEAKQASAWDYIIHKVRKQGSLLVTVPSLQDSLLGLKTNMQLSSWVEEIPLNLDVCQQTDIDREALAQIHLYKVL